CGGCGAGCCGACGCTGGGACTCGGAGTCTGCCGTCGGAACCACCTCCTCTCACCTCACAAAGCGAACATACACCGGTGTCATGCGGTCAGACGCGCACCCGGCCGCTATACCCTGGGCCTGGACTTTGTTCCCGGTCCTGGAGCCTCCGGCAAGTTTCCCCCGTCCTAGCCGTGGAAATTGACACTGCCGGTCCGGATCGTTAGGTTCAGCAATTGACCGCGACGTCCCGAGAGGCATGCTGATGAAGGTCTGGATCGACCAGGATCTCTGCACCGGCGACGGTCTCTGTGAGGAGATCGCGCCGGCCGTGTTCACCCTGTTGGACGATGGCTTGGCCTACGTCAAAGAGGACGACAAGGTCCTGAACGAGCCTGGTGGCGCCGAGGGTATGGCCACCGTGCCGTCCGATCTCGAGGACGCTGTCGTCGAGGCGGCCGAGGAGTGTCCCGGCGAGTGCATCTTCGTCGAGAAGGCCTGAGGCCGAGCTCGAACGACGGGCCTCGACAGCCCGATCACCTGTAGTCCCGTCCACCAGGCTGTCGTCGTGCGCGCCGGCCCGGCGTGCGGGACAGACGCACCACGGCGGTCATTGGTCACAGCCGAGCCGAGTCGCGACAGCCGGTCGACCGTCAGCTCGACGCAGGGCTCCCGCCGGTGCCGTCCTCGGCCACCAACAGGCGGGCGTGGGTGAGGAAGCCGGTGTGGCCGACCATGCGGTGGTCGGGACGGACAGACCTGCCCTCCACGTGCCAGGTCCGCTGGAGCACCTCGACGGTCTCGGCCAGCCCGAAGGAGCTGGCGGCCAGGGTCTGCCGCAGCTGCGTCACCTGGCCGATCGTGGGCAGATAGGCGACCAGGATGCCGCCGGGGTGCATGGCGGCCTCGGCGTGGCCGACGACTCGCCAGGGCTCGGGGAGGTCGAGCACCACCCGGTCGACGCCGGCCTCGGCGATGCCCTCGTAGATGTCGCGCTCCTCCACCCGGAAGCGGCCGGCGTGCTGCCGATCGAGGAGCTGGGCGACGTTTGCCGCCGCTCGAGCAGCGAAGTCCGGCCGCAACTCGTAGCCGACGACCTCGGCGCCGGCGCGGAGGAGGGCCATCGACAGGGCGCCCGAGCCGACGCCCGCCTCGAGCACCCTGACCCCCGCGAAGATGTCCGCCGTCATGAGGATCGCCCCGAGGTCCTTCGGATAGATGACCTGGGCGCCGCGGGGCATCTCCAGCACCAGCTCTGACAGTGTCGGCCGCAGGGCCACGTACCGGGCCCCGGCGGTCGATCGCACGGTGCTCCCTTCGGGACGGCCGATCAGCTGGGCGTGGTCGACGATTCCCGAATGACTGTGGAACCGGCCCTCGTCGGCCAGCGTCACCAGATGACGGCGGCGCTTCGAGTCGAGCAGCAGGACCCGGTCGCCGACCGCGAATCGGTTGCTCAACGACGACCCGCCCGCCGTCCCTTGTGCTTGTCCGGGGGTTCCTCGTGCACGATCGTCAGGCGCCCACCTGGCTCGAGGGTCTCCGAGTAGACGACCTCCTCGCGGCGGATGCCCCACTTCCGGATGGCGAAGGCGGCGAGCCAAACCATCGCCCACGACCGGCTTCCCCCGAGCACACCGCGTCGCATGCCCGTCCGGATCAGGCTGCGGAGCAGGCGCTCGATCACCTCAGACCCGCCGGATCTCCACGACGGTCGACCGGCGGCGGCCCCGCCGACGACCGAGCACGTAGGCCACCGTGACGAGCACCACCGCCCCGACGACGCCGGCCGCGACCAGGCCCGAACGGGCCGACTCGGTGGTCTCCTCGAACTGACCACGGATCTGCCGCAGCTTGCTCTCGATGTCCTTGGGCGTGACCCGCTCATCCGCGTGCGACGCGCTCATGCCCCCGCTCCTCTCTTGGCCCGGGACTTGCCGCGCCCTCGGGTGATGGCCGCCGCAGCCAGCACGGCCACCACCAGGCCGGTGAGGGCACAGATACCGTACGGCACCCAGGTGAGGTTGCCGGTGAAGGTCGTCCCTGTCTCTTCCTGGAGGCCCCGCAGCAGGCCCACCAGGAGCAGGGTGAGGCCGGTGACGAGGACCACCGAGCCGACAACTCCCAAGATGACAAAGCGGCCCAGGGCCTTGATCGGCTCCAGCGTCTCCTGCCGGAGGTACTGGAGCACGAGGTCCTTGAGCTCGGACACGAGCGCCGGAAGCGCCTCGTCTTCGCTGGTCTCGGGCATGCACTCCTCCGATTGGCTCAGCCTTACTATCCCCCGCACCGGTAGAGACGCAAGCATTAGGGCTCTGGCAGAGCTCCCCTAGCCGGGAGCGCCTCCGGAGAGGCGGTAGCCGAGAAGGTCGGCCGCCGCCGTGGCCAGCTCGGCCAGCAGCCGCAGGCGGGGCTCCACGTCCGGCGTCTCCAGGAGGCGCTGATGGTCGACGGGTCCGACGGGCGCAATCGCACACAGCTGCCAGGCTGCGATTTCGGGGTTGTCGTCCAGGGACACTGTCGCCGGCACGGCGGGCTGGTCGCCCAGCTCGGTCTGGAGTGCCAGTGCCCGACGCACGGCCCGCGAGGCCAGCTCGAGGTGCTCCATGTCGGCCGGCCGGACGGGGGAGTCGGCTAGCTCCTCGACCAGGGCGACCGGGTAGGGGTCGTCCGGCAACCAGGCCGTCACCCGGATGCGCCGGGTGCCGGTCGCCAGCAGCACCCACCGTCCGTCGGGAAGCTCCGCCGCCTCGGCGATCACGGCCACCGTGCCCACACCGAAGCGGGTGTCTCCCCCGCCGACCTCGGATCCCCGCTCGATGAGCACGACACCGAACTCCCCGCTCGCCTCGAGGCAGTCCCGGGTGAGAGCGCGGTAACGCGCCTCGAAGACGTGCAGCGGCAGGCCCATGTGGGGGAAGAGCACGGTGCCGAGGGGGAACATCGGGATCGGGAGCGCCTCCCTGCCCGCCGTCACGAGCGAGGCGTGAGCAGGTAGGTGGATGTGGCCTTGGCGAGCAGGCGGTCCCCGTCGTCGGTGATCTCGGCCTCGACGAACGCGGCACGGGACCCACCCGAGACGACCGACGCCGAGCAGGTCAACGTCGACCCGACGCGCGCCGGCTTGAAAAAGCTGATCTTGAGCTCGGCGTTGGCCGAGAAGACCTTGCGCTCCCTGGCCCAGGTAAGCGACGCCGCCCCCATGGCCGAGTCGGCGAACGCGGTCACGAACCCGCCCTGCAAGACGCCCGTGGGGTTGGCGAAGCGCTCGTCAGCGAGCATGCGCCACACCGTCCTCCCGGGCTGCGACTTGTCCAGGCACACCATTCCCAAGGTGAGGTCGCAGTTGGGCGGGACCTGGATCCGTTGGTCGGTGGGTGTCACGGACAGCGAAGCTATCCGAGGGCCGTCGGACAAGCCCTCTCCGCCTGCGGCGGGGCGGCGACCAGGCGCCGGGAGAGCTGGCGACCACTTGGCAACGCTTGGCAACCATCAGCCGACATCAAAGCAAACAATGCCTGTGACCAGCGCCTGGTCGTCGGTTGTGCGAGGGTGCACCTGCTACCGTGACCCTGTGCCCCGCGTGCTCCTCGCTGTTCTCCTCGGCTTGCTCACCTGCCAGCTGGCGATCCTCGTCACGACCGTCTATCTCCATCGGAGCCTGGCCCATCGGGCCATGACGCTGTCGCCGGTGGCGAGCGCCATCGCCCGCTTCCTGACCTGGATCACCACCGGTATCCGGCCCCGTCAGTGGGTCGCCGTGCACCGCAAGCACCACGCCTTCACCGACGTCGAGGGCGATCCGCACTCTCCCATCCTCGAGGGCTACGCCGCCGTGCAATTCGGCAACGTGATGATGTACCGCCGGGTGGCTCGGGAGGAGGCGACGGTTGGCCGCTACGCCCGCGACCTGCCGCGCGACGCCTGGGACCGTGTGCTCTTCGACCACGCCCTGGTCGGCCTGACGCTGGGCTACCTCGTGCTGTGGCTGATCCTCGGATGGAAGCTGGCGCTGGTCGCCGCCGCCGTGCACGCCGTCTCCTACCTGATGTTGAGCGCCGCCATCAACGCCATCGGTCACACCTGGGGACGGCGGCCCTACGACAACCTCGCTCGCAACAACCAGTGGCTGGCTTTGATCACCCTGGGCGAAGGGCTGCACAACAATCATCACGCGGCGCCGACCTCGGCCCGGTTCGCGCTCGAGCGAGGGCAGATCGACCCTGCGTGGTGGGCGGTGCGAGCCCTCGAGCGCACACGTCTGGCGTCCATCCGCCACGACGACGTGAAGCTCAAGAGCGGCCGGCGGGACGAGATGGGTCATCCGGACGAGGAGCGACAAGCGGTCGGCTGAGCGCGCCGGGCACACCGTCGGTGATGGCGCAGGGTCCGACGCCGCGCCGGGCGACGGAGGCGACGAACACCGAGCCGGCCGCCGCGGATTTCCGGGACGGTCCACGCCAGTAGGGTGAGAGGCGGTGCCGTTCGCCTCCGCGATCTCCGAGCATCCCGTCACCGCCCACGCCACGGGAGAGGTCGCGGGCCAGGCACTCGAGACGGTCGGTGTGGCCCCCGACCTGGTCGTGGTCTTCGTCACCCCGCCCCACGCGGGCGCCCTGGAGGATGCAGCCGGCGCCGTTCGGGCCATCCTCGAGCCGCGCACGTTGGTCGGTTGTGCCGCCGAGTCGGTGGCGGGCGTCAACCGCGAGGTCGAGGGCGGGCCTGCGGTGTGCCTGTGGGCGGGCCGGTTCGGACCTGTCGTTCCGGTCGGCCTCGACGTCGCCGCCTCCGGCGGAGGTGTTGGCGGCGCTGGCGACCTCGACGAGGGTCGGCACCTGGCCGTTAGCGGGTGGCCCGACGAGGTGCCGTTCGACCCCGCCGCGCTGTTCCTCGTGGCCGACCCGTTTACGTTTCCGGTCGAGGCGTTCATCGACTGGGTCGGACAGGCGCACCCGGGCCTGCCGGTGATCGGTGGCATGGCGTCGGCCGCGCGGGGTCCTGGTGGCAACCGGCTCGTGCTGGACGAGAGTGTGCGCGTCGGCGGCGCCGTGGGCGCCCTGCTCGGGCCCGGCGTCGAGTTGGCCTCCGTCGTCTCCCAGGGCTGTCGTCCGGTCGGACATCCCTTGGCAGTGACCCGGGCCGAGGGCAATGTCGTCTACGAGCTCGGTGGGCAGCCCGCCCTGGACCGTCTGGTCGACCTCGCCCGGCGCGAGCTGGCGGAGCGAGATGTCGCCCTCATCAACGCCGGCGGCCTCCACCTGGGCCGTGTCATCGACGAGCACAAGGCCGAGTTCGGCCGGGGTGACTTCCTCGTCCGCAACGTGATCGGCGCCGACCGGGCCGCGGGGGCCATCGCCGTGAACGACGTGGTCGAGCTGGGCACGACCGTCCAGTTCCACCTTCGGGACGCCGTCGCCGCCGACGAGGACCTGCGAAGCCTGCTCAGCGGGCGCGAGGCGGACGCCGCCCTCATGTTCACCTGCAACGGCCGCGGCACCCGCCTGTTCGGCAGTCCCCACCACGACGCCGGCGCCCTGGCCGACACCGTGGGCGAGGTCCCCATGGCCGGCTTCTTCGCCGCCGGCGAGCTCGGCCCCGTGGGAGGGCGAAACTTCCTCCACGGCTTCACCGCCTCCATCGCCCTCCTCCAGGAGGTGGACGGAGGGCGTGAGCAGGCGCCCGCTGGGTAGGGTTGAGGGACGGCGGCGGAGGCTACGTATCGGTGCCGGGTCCGGTCGCCCGGATATGACCACCGGGAGTCAGAGACGGCCCGGGGAGGCCGGCAAAGGGGCACAGAGCCGGCCGGGAGGCCGGCGAAGGGGCAGAGAGGACGACCGATGACCAAGCTGCACGACCTGTTCGACCAGCAGGGACAGAGTCCATGGATCGACAACCTCAAGCGATCGTTCCTCACGAGCGGCCGGCTGGCGGAGCTGGCCGACCTGGGCGTGCGAGGAGTCACGTCCAACCCGACCATCTTCGCCAAGGCCATCGAGGGCGGTGACGACTACGACGAGCAGTTTCGCTCCCTGACGGCGCGGATGGCCGTCGAAGACGCCTACTGGGAGCTGGTCATCGACGACGTCACCAAGGCGCTCGCCGTGTTGCGACCGCTGTACGACTCGAGCGGTGGCACGGACGGGTTCGTCTCCCTGGAGGTGGCTCCCGCGCTCGCCCACGACACCGACGCCAGCATCGAGGCTGCCCGAGCGCTGCACGGCCGGATCGAGGCCCCCAACCTGTTCGTGAAGATCCCGGCGACGGCCGAGGGAGTTCCGGCCATCCGCAAGATGATCGGCGAGGGCCGCAACATCAACGTCACGCTCATCTTCAGCCTCGATCGCTATGACGACGTCATCGAGGCGTACCTGTCCGGGCTGGAGGAGCTGGCCGCGACCGGGCGGGCGGACCTGTCCCGGGTGGCCAGTGTGGCGTCGTTCTTCGTGAGCCGCGTCGACACCGAGGTCGACCGCCGTCTGGAGGCCCTGGCCGACCAGGAGGGGGGCGCTCGGGCCGAGTCGGCCCTCGCCCTTCGGGGGAAGGCGGCCGTTGCTCAGGCCAAGCTCGCCTACAAGCTGTTCAAGGAACGGTTCTCCGGCGC
Above is a genomic segment from Acidimicrobiales bacterium containing:
- a CDS encoding ferredoxin: MKVWIDQDLCTGDGLCEEIAPAVFTLLDDGLAYVKEDDKVLNEPGGAEGMATVPSDLEDAVVEAAEECPGECIFVEKA
- a CDS encoding tRNA (adenine-N1)-methyltransferase, with protein sequence MSNRFAVGDRVLLLDSKRRRHLVTLADEGRFHSHSGIVDHAQLIGRPEGSTVRSTAGARYVALRPTLSELVLEMPRGAQVIYPKDLGAILMTADIFAGVRVLEAGVGSGALSMALLRAGAEVVGYELRPDFAARAAANVAQLLDRQHAGRFRVEERDIYEGIAEAGVDRVVLDLPEPWRVVGHAEAAMHPGGILVAYLPTIGQVTQLRQTLAASSFGLAETVEVLQRTWHVEGRSVRPDHRMVGHTGFLTHARLLVAEDGTGGSPASS
- a CDS encoding LON peptidase substrate-binding domain-containing protein codes for the protein MTAGREALPIPMFPLGTVLFPHMGLPLHVFEARYRALTRDCLEASGEFGVVLIERGSEVGGGDTRFGVGTVAVIAEAAELPDGRWVLLATGTRRIRVTAWLPDDPYPVALVEELADSPVRPADMEHLELASRAVRRALALQTELGDQPAVPATVSLDDNPEIAAWQLCAIAPVGPVDHQRLLETPDVEPRLRLLAELATAAADLLGYRLSGGAPG
- a CDS encoding PaaI family thioesterase; translated protein: MTPTDQRIQVPPNCDLTLGMVCLDKSQPGRTVWRMLADERFANPTGVLQGGFVTAFADSAMGAASLTWARERKVFSANAELKISFFKPARVGSTLTCSASVVSGGSRAAFVEAEITDDGDRLLAKATSTYLLTPRS
- a CDS encoding fatty acid desaturase, translating into MPRVLLAVLLGLLTCQLAILVTTVYLHRSLAHRAMTLSPVASAIARFLTWITTGIRPRQWVAVHRKHHAFTDVEGDPHSPILEGYAAVQFGNVMMYRRVAREEATVGRYARDLPRDAWDRVLFDHALVGLTLGYLVLWLILGWKLALVAAAVHAVSYLMLSAAINAIGHTWGRRPYDNLARNNQWLALITLGEGLHNNHHAAPTSARFALERGQIDPAWWAVRALERTRLASIRHDDVKLKSGRRDEMGHPDEERQAVG
- a CDS encoding FIST N-terminal domain-containing protein — its product is MPFASAISEHPVTAHATGEVAGQALETVGVAPDLVVVFVTPPHAGALEDAAGAVRAILEPRTLVGCAAESVAGVNREVEGGPAVCLWAGRFGPVVPVGLDVAASGGGVGGAGDLDEGRHLAVSGWPDEVPFDPAALFLVADPFTFPVEAFIDWVGQAHPGLPVIGGMASAARGPGGNRLVLDESVRVGGAVGALLGPGVELASVVSQGCRPVGHPLAVTRAEGNVVYELGGQPALDRLVDLARRELAERDVALINAGGLHLGRVIDEHKAEFGRGDFLVRNVIGADRAAGAIAVNDVVELGTTVQFHLRDAVAADEDLRSLLSGREADAALMFTCNGRGTRLFGSPHHDAGALADTVGEVPMAGFFAAGELGPVGGRNFLHGFTASIALLQEVDGGREQAPAG
- the tal gene encoding transaldolase, whose translation is MTKLHDLFDQQGQSPWIDNLKRSFLTSGRLAELADLGVRGVTSNPTIFAKAIEGGDDYDEQFRSLTARMAVEDAYWELVIDDVTKALAVLRPLYDSSGGTDGFVSLEVAPALAHDTDASIEAARALHGRIEAPNLFVKIPATAEGVPAIRKMIGEGRNINVTLIFSLDRYDDVIEAYLSGLEELAATGRADLSRVASVASFFVSRVDTEVDRRLEALADQEGGARAESALALRGKAAVAQAKLAYKLFKERFSGARWEALAAKGAHVQRPLWASTSTKNPRYDDLVYVNNLIGPDTVNTMPDATLEDFLDHGVVARTVDKALGEAQQVLDDLAQLGVDIADVSQRLEDEGVAAFAKSFDELLQRLTDKANALNSGR